A genome region from Terriglobales bacterium includes the following:
- a CDS encoding DUF420 domain-containing protein, with translation MKGLLGTWASFIADLNLVIQVAMGVALLVGAYLARTKRYSAHGACQAVVLILNLPMIALVMWPSLRVRVVPRLSSHLWKRSYAIAAAHGVLGALAEVFGLYILLVAGTNILPHSWRFQRWKLWMRIELALWWVVLLTGLGTYYVWYAAPRSH, from the coding sequence ATGAAAGGACTCCTTGGAACCTGGGCCAGTTTCATTGCAGACCTGAATCTCGTAATCCAAGTCGCGATGGGCGTCGCACTGCTCGTTGGGGCCTACTTAGCTCGAACGAAACGCTACTCAGCGCACGGCGCTTGCCAAGCTGTAGTGCTGATCCTCAACCTCCCGATGATTGCTCTAGTGATGTGGCCATCTCTACGCGTGCGAGTTGTGCCGAGACTCTCCAGTCATCTCTGGAAACGAAGCTACGCCATTGCCGCCGCCCACGGTGTCCTCGGGGCTTTGGCTGAGGTTTTCGGGCTGTACATCCTGTTGGTCGCCGGAACGAACATCCTTCCCCATTCGTGGCGGTTCCAGCGCTGGAAGCTGTGGATGCGGATTGAGCTGGCCCTGTGGTGGGTAGTCTTGCTAACAGGACTTGGAACTTATTACGTCTGGTACGCGGCGCCCCGTTCGCACTGA